Within the Mauremys reevesii isolate NIE-2019 linkage group 2, ASM1616193v1, whole genome shotgun sequence genome, the region TAGGTAACATAGCTTTTAGTTTTCTTCCTTATTTGCACATCATATCATCTGCTGCCAGCACAGCTCATGTTTTTTGAGAGTTTACTGCTGTTGCTGATCACCAGAGGGAGCTCACACCTACCTATTTGTGTAGGTCCTATAAAATAAGAGGATCTTTAGAACAAGATTTTTGGAAGGTGACtagtgcatttttttaaaatgcagtggcACAGTCATCATGACCAGATTATAACAGTTGTAAGGTTAGTCAAATGTAGAGTCTTAGTTCCTGATTCAGCAATATATTTAAGTTTGTGCTTAGCTTTAAGAATGGATGtagtcttattgaagtcaatggacatttcttgtgcttaaatgctttgtgaAATCAGGATAATAAAAATGCACAGATTTCAACATTCAACATCAACTGCTTTGAATTAAATGATGTGGGATGTGACATAAATGAACCAATGTgtttattatttgaattactgCTAATAAATTTGTTCCCAAATCTTGTGATGCAATATAGTTTGAGTAACAGGTAGCTAATTCAAGAGATCTAAatagaacatttttaaaaatgtagctaGTAACTGGTAAGTGTTTTGAGTACAGTCATTTTGACACAGCAGTGTTTCCAAATGCTGCTTTTCCCTctcccacacagctcttcttTCCCTGTTTCAACAATAAAATGTTTTTAGCAGTCTGCAATTTTTATTGTAAGCTGTGGCTTTAATATTTCTGCACCTAAGGATAATTAAGAGACATTCAAATAATGTTTGAATATAAGGTGTCAACCTTCTTCTGACTTGCAGGTGTGCCAATGAGAAGTCATTGACATCAATCTGCTGTGAGTAACCTTGGTCTCGTATCTGATTCTGGTATTAGAATAATCAAGGAACGCAATTCAGAAATAATATTACATCCTGCATTTTATTCAATTCCATATGACAAAAATAGTAACCTAGACTAAGACATCCATTTCAATCAGTAGATGTGTCAAGCCAACaagatttaataataaaaaatattggATCTAGGTAACAATTCCCAGCTGGTTCAGGGAGGCTCCTAGCCCTACATGGTATCGCAGTATAAAAATAGTGTCTCTCTTCACCATGCAGAGAGGAATGACCTAACCCTGAATACAAAAGGGGGTCAGTCTTACTGTACCATCATCAACCATCTTATATACAACACTTTACATCTCTTTTTTTAAGTTATACACATCCTTTAGGGAGAAGAGATAATACTACATGGTACCAAATACTAACAAAAAAGATCACACAAAAAATGACACAGATAAATAAAAACATTCAATTGCTGAAATACAGCAACATTAAGCCacctcagttttcttttttccaaTGCTTTGAAACACCCCCAAATAACCCACATACTGTGGTCAAAGATGTTACATTATAGGGATAGTTTGTAATCTATCTATCTCTATAATATATATATCATCACTGTAGAAAACAGAGCTGTATAGTTCATTGTTCATTTCCAACAGAAACAAACAGCTAATAAGTCTTTGAAACCATTTTCATTCAATTACATGATGGCAGAAATAGTCCATCCTCTTACAGTAATGGTTTTTGTTGTATAAGAAAGAGATTGTCCTATTTTTTCAGTCTCAACTGAGAAGACCTCACTGTCTGATTCTTTCTTCAGGGGCATAAAACTCCTTGTGCTGTTACCCAGCTACCCATAATGTCCCTTGAACAATTTTGCTGGACAGAAGTTCATAGTGTCAGACTCCACCCTACTTGTAATGCACAAAAATGAGGTAGTACACAAAACATTTACTGTTCAAGTTTTGATTAAGCCCCAGCCTCCCAGCTTAAGAGTGAAACCATTCCCTTTATTTACTTGGTGTAATTTAAACAATGTAATAAACATAAAATATTAGAATAATCAGAGTACATTGTGCTTTGTAGTAATCTGAGAAGATAATCAGCAAGAATTGGGAATCACTTCAGGATATTTTAAAGTTATGACTGATCATACAGCCAAACACTTTATATTTTGTTCCCAGTTATGTTGTGCACAATACCAGTGCTATTAGGCAATCAACGTCTTGCTTGtgggtgtgtgagaaagagacagAACAGATTACAGTAAATTTAAACCTACACAATGTTCTCTTCAGTCTATCCTAGGTTTGCATTGCTATCACACTCCTAAGATGAATTTATCAAAATTCTGTTGGGGATGGCCACATTTTTAAGTAGGCTTTGTAGAAACATTAAATGAGTCATTTCAATTTAGGAAATGGCAGGCCCCAATTTACTTAAGGATCTGACAGTTCTCGGTGGCTTTTCTGTTTAGCTAACATAGGTCTCTCATATTGTTTGACCTGATGACAAAACAAGAAACTGAAACCGTTTTTCCCCCCCATTCTCCTTAAGTCAAAGTACTATTTATAAAATAGTTTACATCTTTGTTCAGTTTCAAATTATAGACAAACCTCCCTAATACAAAATACTAAAAGTGCAATAGTATAAATTAAGAGTTTGCAACCACATTATACAAACATTACCTTTTTATTGTACAGCTTTGATAACATGAAATATTTACTCACAACTCTTTATAATGTTGTGAATAATTTATGGTGATAAGGTTTGTCTGTAACTTGTTTTCCAATCATTGAGTTAAAGTCCACACTACATTTTTCATTTAATAGAACAACTGTCCACATAGCAGctacaaatatttaaattaaaaaaaaaaaaaagtttgttactGACGGGTACTTGCACATGAAAAGCATGCTATCTTTCCCATAAAACTTCACAATTTTGCCTGCATTGAAATAAACCACTTATATATAGTAAACCaaaatttgcttaaaaaaaatcacatagccAGATGTATTTTGCAGTACAAAAGCTTCATTTAAGGTTGGGCCAAGTATATTGTCTGTTACCCGCATAATCTTAACTTTATAAATACTACAGACAAGGATACTGTAATAATACACACAGCATTGGGGTACTAATCACTTATTTAAGATTAAGATTCCTAAAAACATAGTTCAAGTTTCTAACTAATTTGAATAAAACCAGCAAATAAGTTTGACAGGAATGCCATAGTGAAGCCCCCTTTTCTCAGTTGATATTAATATTTTAAGAAGCAAAGTGGACGTAGTCTAGACTCTTTCTGTCCCTAATGCAGTTATccaatgatttttttgtttttgttaacttAAATTAAAAAGGTTTTAAAGTTCTCAATAACAGTCAAACTCACTGTTGAAAGAAGTACCATGCAGATCTTGCAAGACAACTTTTCAGCAGCCACAAAGTTACGTATTTTTGCTATGGGAAAATTTTAAAGGGAACCTATGTATTTAGGTCAGGAAACTAATCTTAACTTCAAAAACTGTACATGAAATAGAACAAATGTGGTGTTGAGTAGTGGTCCAACAGTTATTTGTACTGAATGCTTTTAATTTATGCCAATCTCTTTGTTATCCTCAATAAATCTTGTGAATGGACGACTGGCTCCAGTTTCAGAACTTGCTTTGTCCAGACCAACAATGGGAGGGCTGCTGCCAGTGCGAGCTTTGTCCATGCCACTGGTAATGTTACTTAAAGATGGAATGGCACTTCCACCTAAACTtactgggagctggggaatgccTCCGTTCTGTATGACAGAAATCTCATTGTTCTTCATAGCAAGTCCGTTAGTGATAGCTGCAGCATACTGGTTCCAAAAATTTGGGTCAACATTCATTGCCCGAGCTGCCAAATCCTTTTGGAACATTTCAGAAAACTTCAGAGCGTCACCACCTAACAAAGCCATTGGGTTTTCCACGGATAGTCGACGACCACGTCTTGCAGGGGCATTATTCCACATATGAGTTCCCATGTGAACCTGTATAGAAAATAGAAATGGGAAACATCTACAAATTAGCATATTTCAATAAGCTAGTTGGTCTGAATATTCGGTATagcaattaaaataaaacaaagagaaaaaagccATCCTTAAGTTCACATTTAATGAAATTAGATTACAATTATTTTGCCAAGCGGTATTCTTATGGacaatgggagttgtagtccatattaaaactttttaaaaaatattcatgtAAGTCGTCAACCTACACATTTCTTTTCACTGAAAACAAATACAAGGTATATGAATCCTTTAGGTTAGACAATTTCAAATGCCAGCTGGAAGTTCTGACATGCATAAAAACACAAGACCACCTTGACAATTACTAGGCCTAGGGGACACTTAGAAGTCTTAAGCCTCTTACCCCATCTAAGTGTTATTTCCTCTGCCCTTGACCTTTTTGTGtcctcctgtctctctctcctctgttctcTTAATATTTCTCCTGACACTACTTCACTCATTCTTATTCTCTTTCCTCAAACATtatatacattaaaaatatttttttactaaGGTGTGGCCCTTGATGCCTCTAACTTCCTGACGCTTACCTGGGTTGTGAGGACGAGAGATGGTGCTCCCGTGATACATCATTTTATGTCGCTGAGTACCAGCTTACCAACCTGCATAGTGACACATGCACTACATGCAGAGTGGAAACTGGACTGTGTAACAAAGGCATCCCAGTAAACTCTGGGTCACTGGAGAAGCATTGCTTATAATTTTACCACACAACAACAAGAGGAGAAAAGGGAGCAGAGTTACATCTTAACAGCTAAAGGGTGcccataatgtttttaaaattattttcatatATGGGGAGGTCTTCTAGTTAGAAAGGGTTTAGGAATAATCTTTGCCTACCACCCTCCTTGGCAACCACGTACACAATTGCACAGAGTACAGGTTAAAATGGCTCACTGACTGTCACAGGATTCTGTGTCATTCCTGCCTCTTTGCAGTGATTTGTGCTTTATTTCTTTCCACCTTTTTTATATAGCAAGCTTATTTCACACCAGTGTTCCACAAGGATGGCACAAATGTACAACGCAGATACATTCTATGAGACTCAGGTGTGCGCCACCACGTGCCTTGTCACGTATGTGTATGCAAGCTCTTGGAGCTGATTTTAAAGTACACAGCAATGTGCACCCACAAATCAGAGGGTAGGATCAAGCCCTGGTTCTTTAAACATGTTGAGACCATGAAACAGCACCATAcaataaatgttttctttatcTTCTCTTTCCTCCACGCCTTGATGACAACAACAAAATGAGAGCTTGCTAAGTTCAGATGTTGTACATTTTTAAACCCCACATTCCTTACAGTTTTGTTTGAGATTTGAGAGTTTTCTTCTTACCTTAAGATTCCCTTTTGTGGTAAAAGCTCTACCAcagattgtgcaaccaaatggcTTTTCACCAGTATGGGTGCGCTCATGTATCTGTAGTGCACTTGCTGAGGAGAAGGTCTTCCCACACGATTGACAGTTATGTTGCTTGGGAGTCCGACGTGGTGGGGGTGCCAGCATAGGAGTGATGCCTGGACTCATCACTGTCTGTGGTGCAGCAGGAACGTGGATTCCAGCTGGAAGCGAGGGAACCTCACCCAGTGAGATCGGCTTGCTGTGACCATTCACTTCCATTTTGATCATGGTAGGCGCAGTGCTGGTGACCAGGCTAGGAGTACTTTGGCTGGGACCTAGAGTAAAGTTGGGTTCAAATAACTGAGAAGGCAGCTCTTTTAATTTGTGCGTCAGTAAGTGCTGTTTTAAATTACCCATAGTGGAACACCCACGATTGCAGACTGTACAAATAAATGGACGTTCTTTAGTATGGCTGCGGTAGTGAATTTCCAATGCACTCTTACAAGCAAAAGGCTTGCCACAGATATTACAAACAGTACTTTTAAACTTACCACGTTCTCTGTTCAGGAACAGCAGGCTAAAAGGAGCCTCCTCTTTGATGACTGGTCTTCCCGGGTTGGTGGATGTCAGATCTAAAGCACCTCCATTTTCAGCAGCAGATGGTGGACTATCAGGTTTTTCTGTCTTTAATTGTATTTCCTGTGGTTCTCCATGGTTGCTAAGACCTGGGGACTTTGATCTAAAACTTTCACTATTGCTGTTTACAGGAGACAAAGCTTGCATGGAGGAAGAAGATTCTGACATCGCAGGGCTGCCTGCACTCTGGCTTTCGAGATCACCAACAGCTGATGAGGAATCATTGCTCAAATGGTCACTTTCACCTGATCCATTTTCTATGGATTTTAAACTGGTCAGCTGCTGACAGTTCATGACAGAATCAATCATTTTCATTTGATTCTCCAGAGCAGCAATACTGGAAATTACAGAAGGCGGTGAAGGAGGACAAGACCCGGAGTAAGATATAAGTGGTTTGGATGAGTCACTTGCTGTGTCCTTTAATTCTGGGTCCTCTTCCATAGAATTTTCATCAATGTCATCATCATAGTTGCTCAGTGTTTCAACATTCTTTTCATCATAGGAAAGCTCTGAGTCCATTGCATCTTGGAAGCCCTCTGGTAATGGTGTGTTTGGAATTTGTCCACCCATATGCATACGAATATGTTGCTGGAGAACAACAGCATTTGTAAATTTCTTCTGACAAATAGGACATGAATGTTGTACTCTTAGTGGTGGCTTCGCTCGATGAACTCCAAAATGTGTTTTTAGATTGCCTTTTGTAGTAAAGGCACGTCCACAAATTTTGCATTTAAATGGTCTTTCTCCTGTATGTGTTCTGTAATGCATCTTGAGAGCACTCTGACAACTAAGCACACGGTGACAAATGACACATTGATTTGGATCTGTCATCTTCTTATCAATGTTCTCTACTAACTGTTGTAGTTTTGAGGTTTCTGATGTTTGCATAGAGTCTAGTAGACCACCAAATGGAAACTTTGCCTTGAACTGGTCAGACATTGCTGGAAGCACGGGGTTTGAGAGGCTTGTTGAAATGCTGCTATCTGTAACAGCAGTAGGAATTGAAGATGTGGAAGCAGTACAAACCTGCCCACTTACAGTAAGGTCTCCTAACCTTGCATTTGTGGGAGGCAGAGTGACAGGTTCGGTTTTAGTCAGAGAAAAGCCACTATGAATTGGTTGTGGTGAGTCAGCAGACACTGGAATGCCAGATTCAGAATTGTTTAGGCTTGGAGATAAAGAAGTGCATTCACTCGAAGCAGGAGATGGCCTCTGGGGTGACCTGCTCATAGGAGTAATACTTGGAGAATCTCCATAACTGTTAACACCAGGTATAGTGGGAGGAAGCTGTAGCCCAATAGAAGTTGGAACAGTTGGTAACACAGGCTTACTATCCAACCATGTTGTAACTGGTTTTTCAGGAGGCAGTGACATTCCATATGGAATTCCAGAGCAAGTGGGCACATTATCGAGGTATTCTGGAACAGGATATGGATTCATTTGAATGTGGGGATATTTCTCCTTATGTCTCTGAAAATGAACTTTCAGATTGCCTTTTGTGGAAAAGCGATTTCCACATATGTTACATTtaaaaggtctctctcctgtgtgtgaACGTAGGtgtatttgtaaagcactgtcaCTTCCAAAGACCTTGGCACAAAATCTACATTTATGTTTAAAAAATGGATCCTCCGAGCTTGACTTGGGTTCGAACACTGACACATTTGGTGGCTTTCCTTTGCGGTGCTTCATAAGGGCAGATAGAGGATCTAATGCATTAGCCGTTGCAGCAATGCTAACCAGTGGGTTGGGGAAGATCACACTATTTGATGAAGTCTGAGGTAGAAGTGGGTTTGGCAGGCTGGAAGCTGAGGTGAGATTTCCATGTCCTACTGAAGGTGGAGTTGAAGCATTTGGGGGTTGTGAAGAACTATTAGTATTTGACACAGGAGCAGGAGTGACTGATGTAATTGCATTAGAGGAGGAGGATGCACTTGATTCAGCTGGGGCAGAAGAGCCATTGCTGGCTATATTAGGAGTGCTTGCTCCAGATGTAGGCCTTGAGATGTGCTGAGAACCCTCAAAGGCAGAAGACTGATTGCTAGTGGCTTGCCCCACAATGGTAGGAGGAACTATGGTTAGCTGAAGAGCAGAATTTGCTGCAAATCCTTGGAGCTGGTTAGAAGGTTGCACAGGAGTATTCTGGGAAGGAATTATTGGGTTCAGAGAGGGACGTAACGGCTGTCGATTCATCATTGCCACCTGACTGCGGATCTGTTCAATTAGCTGGAGCTGGTGAATTTGTTGCTGTTGCAATGCCATCAGCTGCTCTAAAATCATTGGGATGGCCATTGCAGTAACCCCACTGTTTGTGTTTGCAGAAACTGCAGACCTTGCATTCTGTGAAAACTGTGCAACTGCCACTTTAGTACTCAGTAGAGTCTCTAATGTAACATTAGTGTTTGGCATGTTATAATTTGTCATGGAAGATGATTCAGGAATCTGAGGTAGAGGAGTAGCTGTGTTTGAGGTGCCTTGATTCTGGAAACTCTTTTCCATAGAAGTTTCAACCTCCATCGGCTCTTCTTCCTTTTCAGTGTTTTTTATCTCACAGCTCTCGTTGTTCTCTGGCTGAACACTTTCTTCAGCAGCCTCACTCTCTGCCTGATCACTAGGAGAACTAACAGGCGAGGGTTCAGGGAATTCTTCAGAGGCGGGCGGTGCTGCTTCATCTTCATTCACAATCAACACCAGTGGGTTTTTAGTGCAATTCTTCTTGTGCTCCAGGAAGTCTGTCCACTTGAAGAATTCTGCACAGCATTTTTCACAAACGTTGGTTTCTTCACTTCCACTCCTGCTTTCATTCCCACTATCACCGTCATCTGCTCCTTCTCCTGGGACTGCTAGAAAATCAAAAGATTTCATCAGCCAATGACTTGCAAGACAACCCTCCCTCCTTCTTAAAATTTTGCACATAggtaaaaatcaatattttttattttgtacaaATTACCCCACTTCAACATTTCTGAGGTCTCAGTATGTGTATTCTATGACTCTTTCTACCTAGCTAATCATTTTCTTAGCACAATCCATCAAATTATGAGGCTCTATCAATTGTGGATACTGCTTCTTAATGAAATTCCATAGAAGCCATTGATTTCCAATATTTTCATACAATTCACAGCTACCTTGTCTGTTGGGTACAAAGCAAGCTTTCGATGGACTCATTAGGATTCCCCTTTACCATCAAGCTTCCTCATTTCCAGCAAAATTAGAGATGCCTTTGCCAGTTCACTTAACATTGCTAAACTAATCTGTAACCTTTCAAACTCAAATCAGCACCTGACAGGACAAACTGGGCTTCTGTTACTCAAGTGTGGTCTCAGACTACCTAGATTTATTATCTTTATACAGTGTTGAGACACCATGGATTTAATGTAATTTTGTATAACCTTATAAATCAATAAGCATTTATTTAATTTAAGAATTTTCAGTGAAATGCATTCATTTATAAAGGTAACGAGTGTAAGCACTTCTCATATCTTgaatgcaaaaacaaaaaaaaaagtcttcctgTCCTGTAATTAGACAGACAAACCAGCATTACATCTTTTTGTTCCTTTGTACTTCACGTTCAAATGACATTAAATACAGCTGAAATTAACTATTTTCTGGTATTCAAAATGCGTGTCGTATATCCTAGCCATAAAATTAATATTGTTAATACTTAATACAATGAATTGGCTCTGTCAGTTGCAATATTTCTTTAGCAAAAAACCCTAAAATTACATGTTATTGTTATTAGCCAATAGAGTTCAGTGGTTTGTTAACAAACTAGAAATTATATATTTAAAGTTCATTTACGTTGACATGTTTAA harbors:
- the SALL3 gene encoding sal-like protein 3 isoform X2, whose amino-acid sequence is MSRRKQAKPQHLKSDEELQAEVVSEHVPGEGADDGDSGNESRSGSEETNVCEKCCAEFFKWTDFLEHKKNCTKNPLVLIVNEDEAAPPASEEFPEPSPVSSPSDQAESEAAEESVQPENNESCEIKNTEKEEEPMEVETSMEKSFQNQGTSNTATPLPQIPESSSMTNYNMPNTNVTLETLLSTKVAVAQFSQNARSAVSANTNSGVTAMAIPMILEQLMALQQQQIHQLQLIEQIRSQVAMMNRQPLRPSLNPIIPSQNTPVQPSNQLQGFAANSALQLTIVPPTIVGQATSNQSSAFEGSQHISRPTSGASTPNIASNGSSAPAESSASSSSNAITSVTPAPVSNTNSSSQPPNASTPPSVGHGNLTSASSLPNPLLPQTSSNSVIFPNPLVSIAATANALDPLSALMKHRKGKPPNVSVFEPKSSSEDPFFKHKCRFCAKVFGSDSALQIHLRSHTGERPFKCNICGNRFSTKGNLKVHFQRHKEKYPHIQMNPYPVPEYLDNVPTCSGIPYGMSLPPEKPVTTWLDSKPVLPTVPTSIGLQLPPTIPGVNSYGDSPSITPMSRSPQRPSPASSECTSLSPSLNNSESGIPVSADSPQPIHSGFSLTKTEPVTLPPTNARLGDLTVSGQVCTASTSSIPTAVTDSSISTSLSNPVLPAMSDQFKAKFPFGGLLDSMQTSETSKLQQLVENIDKKMTDPNQCVICHRVLSCQSALKMHYRTHTGERPFKCKICGRAFTTKGNLKTHFGVHRAKPPLRVQHSCPICQKKFTNAVVLQQHIRMHMGGQIPNTPLPEGFQDAMDSELSYDEKNVETLSNYDDDIDENSMEEDPELKDTASDSSKPLISYSGSCPPSPPSVISSIAALENQMKMIDSVMNCQQLTSLKSIENGSGESDHLSNDSSSAVGDLESQSAGSPAMSESSSSMQALSPVNSNSESFRSKSPGLSNHGEPQEIQLKTEKPDSPPSAAENGGALDLTSTNPGRPVIKEEAPFSLLFLNRERGPSQSTPSLVTSTAPTMIKMEVNGHSKPISLGEVPSLPAGIHVPAAPQTVMSPGITPMLAPPPRRTPKQHNCQSCGKTFSSASALQIHERTHTGEKPFGCTICGRAFTTKGNLKVHMGTHMWNNAPARRGRRLSVENPMALLGGDALKFSEMFQKDLAARAMNVDPNFWNQYAAAITNGLAMKNNEISVIQNGGIPQLPVSLGGSAIPSLSNITSGMDKARTGSSPPIVGLDKASSETGASRPFTRFIEDNKEIGIN
- the SALL3 gene encoding sal-like protein 3 isoform X3; its protein translation is MSRRKQAKPQHLKSDEELQAEVVSEHAVPGEGADDGDSGNESRSGSEETNVCEKCCAEFFKWTDFLEHKKNCTKNPLVLIVNEDEAAPPASEEFPEPSPVSSPSDQAESEAAEESVQPENNESCEIKNTEKEEEPMEVETSMEKSFQNQGTSNTATPLPQIPESSSMTNYNMPNTNVTLETLLSTKVAVAQFSQNARSAVSANTNSGVTAMAIPMILEQLMALQQQQIHQLQLIEQIRSQVAMMNRQPLRPSLNPIIPSQNTPVQPSNQLQGFAANSALQLTIVPPTIVGQATSNQSSAFEGSQHISRPTSGASTPNIASNGSSAPAESSASSSSNAITSVTPAPVSNTNSSSQPPNASTPPSVGHGNLTSASSLPNPLLPQTSSNSVIFPNPLVSIAATANALDPLSALMKHRKGKPPNVSVFEPKSSSEDPFFKHKCRFCAKVFGSDSALQIHLRSHTGERPFKCNICGNRFSTKGNLKVHFQRHKEKYPHIQMNPYPVPEYLDNVPTCSGIPYGMSLPPEKPVTTWLDSKPVLPTVPTSIGLQLPPTIPGVNSYGDSPSITPMSRSPQRPSPASSECTSLSPSLNNSESGIPVSADSPQPIHSGFSLTKTEPVTLPPTNARLGDLTVSGQVCTASTSSIPTAVTDSSISTSLSNPVLPAMSDQFKAKFPFGGLLDSMQTSETSKLQQLVENIDKKMTDPNQCVICHRVLSCQSALKMHYRTHTGERPFKCKICGRAFTTKGNLKTHFGVHRAKPPLRVQHSCPICQKKFTNAVVLQQHIRMHMGGQIPNTPLPEGFQDAMDSELSYDEKNVETLSNYDDDIDENSMEEDPELKDTASDSSKPLISYSGSCPPSPPSVISSIAALENQMKMIDSVMNCQQLTSLKSIENGSGESDHLSNDSSSAVGDLESQSAGSPAMSESSSSMQALSPVNSNSESFRSKSPGLSNHGEPQEIQLKTEKPDSPPSAAENGGALDLTSTNPGRPVIKEEAPFSLLFLNRERGPSQSTPSLVTSTAPTMIKMEVNGHSKPISLGEVPSLPAGIHVPAAPQTVMSPGITPMLAPPPRRTPKQHNCQSCGKTFSSASALQIHERTHTGEKPFGCTICGRAFTTKGNLKVHMGTHMWNNAPARRGRRLSVENPMALLGGDALKFSEMFQKDLAARAMNVDPNFWNQYAAAITNGLAMKNNEISVIQNGGIPQLPKSKELPAIYICV
- the SALL3 gene encoding sal-like protein 3 isoform X1, coding for MSRRKQAKPQHLKSDEELQAEVVSEHAVPGEGADDGDSGNESRSGSEETNVCEKCCAEFFKWTDFLEHKKNCTKNPLVLIVNEDEAAPPASEEFPEPSPVSSPSDQAESEAAEESVQPENNESCEIKNTEKEEEPMEVETSMEKSFQNQGTSNTATPLPQIPESSSMTNYNMPNTNVTLETLLSTKVAVAQFSQNARSAVSANTNSGVTAMAIPMILEQLMALQQQQIHQLQLIEQIRSQVAMMNRQPLRPSLNPIIPSQNTPVQPSNQLQGFAANSALQLTIVPPTIVGQATSNQSSAFEGSQHISRPTSGASTPNIASNGSSAPAESSASSSSNAITSVTPAPVSNTNSSSQPPNASTPPSVGHGNLTSASSLPNPLLPQTSSNSVIFPNPLVSIAATANALDPLSALMKHRKGKPPNVSVFEPKSSSEDPFFKHKCRFCAKVFGSDSALQIHLRSHTGERPFKCNICGNRFSTKGNLKVHFQRHKEKYPHIQMNPYPVPEYLDNVPTCSGIPYGMSLPPEKPVTTWLDSKPVLPTVPTSIGLQLPPTIPGVNSYGDSPSITPMSRSPQRPSPASSECTSLSPSLNNSESGIPVSADSPQPIHSGFSLTKTEPVTLPPTNARLGDLTVSGQVCTASTSSIPTAVTDSSISTSLSNPVLPAMSDQFKAKFPFGGLLDSMQTSETSKLQQLVENIDKKMTDPNQCVICHRVLSCQSALKMHYRTHTGERPFKCKICGRAFTTKGNLKTHFGVHRAKPPLRVQHSCPICQKKFTNAVVLQQHIRMHMGGQIPNTPLPEGFQDAMDSELSYDEKNVETLSNYDDDIDENSMEEDPELKDTASDSSKPLISYSGSCPPSPPSVISSIAALENQMKMIDSVMNCQQLTSLKSIENGSGESDHLSNDSSSAVGDLESQSAGSPAMSESSSSMQALSPVNSNSESFRSKSPGLSNHGEPQEIQLKTEKPDSPPSAAENGGALDLTSTNPGRPVIKEEAPFSLLFLNRERGPSQSTPSLVTSTAPTMIKMEVNGHSKPISLGEVPSLPAGIHVPAAPQTVMSPGITPMLAPPPRRTPKQHNCQSCGKTFSSASALQIHERTHTGEKPFGCTICGRAFTTKGNLKVHMGTHMWNNAPARRGRRLSVENPMALLGGDALKFSEMFQKDLAARAMNVDPNFWNQYAAAITNGLAMKNNEISVIQNGGIPQLPVSLGGSAIPSLSNITSGMDKARTGSSPPIVGLDKASSETGASRPFTRFIEDNKEIGIN